From one Agrobacterium fabrum str. C58 genomic stretch:
- a CDS encoding glycosyl transferase family protein — MTTGKRKAEPVSTAKPDRLGQLKLLVAFDALLREGSVSRAAAGMGLPTSSMSRILQQLREKYGDQLFLRTGQGLRPTPFAENMRLRIRSLAAEAENLMDYSQQKPEGPAAPDKSGWEQPLLMKAPPLSLRPSVVLEGQPTPEHIADRLARIGHNADPRHRLAKYIATSAMGIGNSRPLAQGEAMDALSIILEGEADPIQVGALLATMHYRGVTAAELAGFIEAMWQHIERDRQRPASVDLDWPAYMSPKHRDAPWFLHSARLVSMAGHSVLLHGHVGEGDNGGKLELAARACGIPLCHSLSEAMEATSSQRIAYLPIGGLSPQFQSLLGLHGILEMRLPLNTVVHLLNPLRAKSTMIGVARPSYQELHRDTARLLSVENLAILGNTRDFAQFTPFRTTRIFGLSKGRDVEWLIPARETPPAEMPTMFTTFEYWRAVWTGAARDERAETIIISTAAIALMLVNDMALSFEEAYARSLQLWNDRARNLAHA; from the coding sequence ATGACAACCGGCAAGAGAAAAGCAGAACCAGTCTCAACGGCAAAGCCCGACAGGCTTGGACAGCTGAAATTACTTGTCGCTTTCGATGCGTTGTTGCGGGAAGGCAGCGTCAGCCGGGCTGCGGCCGGCATGGGACTGCCGACCTCGTCCATGAGCCGGATATTGCAGCAGCTCAGGGAAAAATATGGCGACCAGCTTTTCCTGCGCACCGGCCAAGGCCTGCGCCCCACCCCCTTTGCTGAAAACATGCGGCTGCGCATTCGCTCGCTGGCGGCGGAAGCCGAAAATCTGATGGATTATTCGCAGCAGAAACCGGAAGGACCAGCCGCCCCGGATAAAAGCGGTTGGGAACAACCGCTGCTGATGAAAGCGCCACCGCTTTCGCTTCGTCCCAGCGTTGTTCTGGAAGGCCAGCCGACACCGGAACACATTGCCGACCGTCTCGCCCGCATCGGCCACAATGCCGATCCGCGGCACCGGCTCGCAAAATATATCGCAACCTCGGCAATGGGCATCGGCAACAGCCGTCCGCTCGCCCAGGGGGAGGCGATGGATGCGCTGTCGATCATTCTTGAGGGCGAAGCCGACCCCATACAGGTCGGCGCGCTGCTCGCCACCATGCATTATCGCGGCGTGACCGCGGCGGAACTTGCGGGTTTCATCGAAGCCATGTGGCAGCATATCGAGAGAGACCGGCAGCGCCCCGCATCCGTCGATCTCGATTGGCCGGCCTATATGTCGCCAAAACATCGCGATGCGCCGTGGTTCCTGCATTCCGCCCGTCTGGTTTCGATGGCGGGCCATAGTGTCCTGTTGCACGGCCATGTCGGTGAGGGAGACAATGGCGGCAAGCTGGAACTCGCCGCACGGGCCTGCGGCATTCCCCTTTGCCATTCTCTTTCCGAGGCGATGGAGGCCACATCCTCGCAGCGCATCGCCTATCTGCCAATCGGCGGCTTATCTCCGCAATTCCAGAGCTTGCTTGGCTTGCATGGCATTCTGGAAATGCGCCTGCCGCTCAACACGGTCGTCCATCTTCTCAATCCGCTTCGCGCCAAAAGCACCATGATCGGCGTGGCCCGCCCCTCCTATCAGGAACTCCACCGCGATACCGCGCGGCTGCTTTCGGTGGAGAACCTCGCCATTCTCGGCAATACCCGGGATTTTGCGCAATTCACACCGTTCCGCACCACCCGGATTTTCGGCCTTTCAAAAGGCAGGGATGTCGAATGGCTCATTCCCGCCCGCGAAACCCCGCCTGCCGAAATGCCGACCATGTTCACCACCTTCGAATATTGGCGCGCCGTCTGGACAGGTGCGGCCAGGGACGAGCGGGCGGAAACCATCATCATTTCCACGGCCGCCATCGCGCTGATGCTGGTCAACGATATGGCCCTGTCCTTCGAGGAGGCTTATGCCCGTAGCCTGCAGCTCTGGAATGACAGGGCGCGCAATCTGGCCCACGCCTGA
- a CDS encoding low temperature requirement protein A — protein MNTGNKTSRGKPEADSWIRREGEDAEKASFPELFFDLVFVFALIQLSHALAKDFGPTAALEAGILILSLWWLWIHTTWITNLLNTEKEPVRLLLFVLMFGGVLLAIALPKAFAELGLVFALIYSAMQVGRSLFALYAFKGEDRQSFLVLVRVTIWLTLSSLFWLAGGLVDLADRILLWGIALAIEYAGPACRYVVPGVPSSDEDRLHVSGEHLAERCALFVIICLGETILTTGRTATEYMNSALTFLVFCSAFVSTVVMWWIYFHHGQEEASRKAENAEEKTKIAQNLFNYGHLPIVAGIILTAVGEDFSLSHAREGATMREAIAILGGPVLFLAGNIGVKIAAAYQRPVSHFAGVAALCLLLPVPGIPLFVLQLASTGILLAVALWEYMALKRAVANA, from the coding sequence ATGAACACGGGAAACAAGACTTCCAGAGGCAAACCGGAGGCCGACAGCTGGATAAGGCGAGAGGGGGAGGATGCCGAAAAGGCGAGCTTTCCCGAACTATTCTTCGATCTCGTTTTTGTCTTTGCGCTCATCCAGCTTTCCCACGCACTTGCCAAGGATTTTGGGCCGACAGCGGCGCTTGAGGCCGGCATCCTGATCCTGTCGCTGTGGTGGTTATGGATACACACTACCTGGATCACCAATCTCCTGAATACCGAGAAGGAGCCGGTCCGGCTGCTTTTGTTCGTGCTGATGTTCGGCGGGGTTCTGCTGGCCATTGCCTTGCCAAAGGCCTTTGCGGAACTGGGTCTCGTCTTTGCGCTGATCTACAGCGCCATGCAGGTGGGCAGGAGCCTTTTTGCGCTTTACGCCTTCAAGGGTGAAGATCGGCAGTCCTTTCTGGTATTGGTGCGGGTGACGATCTGGCTCACCCTATCAAGCCTGTTCTGGCTGGCTGGCGGTCTGGTCGATCTCGCCGACCGTATTCTGCTCTGGGGCATAGCCCTTGCCATCGAATATGCCGGGCCCGCCTGCCGTTACGTTGTGCCGGGCGTGCCCTCGAGCGATGAGGACAGGCTTCATGTTTCCGGCGAACATCTGGCGGAGCGCTGCGCGCTCTTTGTCATCATTTGCCTGGGGGAAACAATCCTCACCACGGGCCGCACGGCGACCGAATATATGAATTCGGCTTTGACCTTTCTCGTCTTCTGCTCGGCCTTCGTTAGCACCGTGGTGATGTGGTGGATCTATTTTCACCACGGGCAGGAAGAGGCTTCCCGAAAGGCCGAGAATGCCGAAGAGAAAACGAAGATCGCGCAGAATCTTTTCAACTATGGGCATCTGCCCATCGTCGCCGGCATCATCCTGACGGCAGTGGGAGAGGATTTCAGCCTTTCCCATGCCCGCGAGGGCGCAACCATGCGGGAGGCTATCGCTATTCTCGGCGGTCCGGTTCTGTTTCTGGCCGGCAATATTGGCGTCAAGATCGCCGCCGCCTATCAGCGACCCGTTTCACATTTCGCCGGCGTTGCGGCGCTGTGCCTGCTTTTGCCGGTGCCGGGCATTCCGCTCTTCGTGCTGCAACTGGCCAGCACGGGAATTCTGCTCGCCGTCGCCCTGTGGGAATATATGGCGCTGAAAAGAGCGGTGGCCAATGCCTGA
- the repC gene encoding plasmid replication protein RepC, which translates to MDSTCVTTPFGRRAMSFGVLATQFAAQKTRKVEAVDKWKLYRSVCEARPLLGVTDRSLAVLNALLSFYPKNELSSEAGLVVFPSNTQLSLRAHGMAEQTLRRHLSALVEAGLIIRKDSPNGKRYARKHRGGEISEAYGFSLAPLLARKTEIEELAERIISERLDLQRLRESISLCRRDIQKLCEMIAAHGDLKTFDGFQTRYNAIANSLGRNSKAAELKEIAGFLASLRAEVTNYLENIEKSEKSGGNDCQNERLIKNSESESISERQDLREAVTVAPASTAIAQPTYVAPISAKPVPPSPKAVLHKQFFVPDIVLVLKACPDISLYAPGGAITGWRDLEVATSVIKTMFNVSQSAYQEALTTFGRQGTAAILACLLQKADQISSLGGYLRNLTRKAQEGCFDMQTMLLAQLRGRQDKMEVGMAG; encoded by the coding sequence ATGGACAGCACATGTGTAACGACGCCCTTTGGGCGGCGAGCGATGTCGTTTGGCGTCCTCGCAACTCAGTTTGCCGCGCAGAAGACCAGAAAGGTCGAAGCCGTCGACAAATGGAAACTTTATCGTTCGGTCTGTGAAGCCCGGCCCTTGCTCGGTGTGACCGATCGCTCCCTTGCGGTTTTGAACGCGCTTTTGAGTTTTTATCCAAAGAATGAGCTTTCCAGCGAAGCCGGTCTGGTGGTGTTCCCATCAAACACGCAATTGTCTCTGCGCGCGCATGGCATGGCCGAACAGACATTGCGCCGGCATCTTTCGGCGCTTGTCGAGGCTGGTCTCATCATTCGCAAGGATAGCCCGAACGGAAAACGTTATGCCCGCAAACATAGGGGAGGCGAGATCAGCGAAGCCTATGGCTTTTCACTGGCTCCGCTTCTTGCCCGCAAAACTGAAATCGAGGAACTGGCCGAGCGTATCATCAGCGAAAGGCTCGATCTTCAGCGCCTTCGAGAGAGCATCAGCCTTTGCCGCCGCGATATCCAGAAACTTTGCGAAATGATTGCCGCACATGGTGACCTCAAAACCTTCGACGGGTTTCAGACCCGATACAATGCCATTGCAAACTCTCTTGGTCGTAATTCGAAGGCCGCGGAACTCAAGGAAATCGCCGGATTCCTAGCCTCTTTGCGTGCAGAAGTGACCAACTATCTGGAAAATATTGAAAAATCGGAAAAATCGGGCGGCAATGACTGCCAAAATGAGCGCCTCATAAAGAATTCAGAATCCGAATCCATATCTGAACGGCAGGATTTGCGTGAGGCGGTTACCGTTGCACCTGCCAGCACCGCCATCGCCCAACCAACATATGTGGCACCCATCAGTGCGAAACCTGTACCGCCATCACCAAAGGCTGTTCTTCATAAGCAATTTTTTGTTCCTGATATTGTTTTGGTTTTGAAGGCTTGCCCTGACATTTCGCTCTACGCACCGGGTGGAGCCATCACCGGCTGGCGTGATCTCGAAGTCGCGACCTCCGTGATCAAAACCATGTTCAACGTCAGCCAGTCCGCCTATCAGGAGGCGCTCACCACCTTCGGACGACAGGGAACAGCCGCCATCCTTGCCTGCCTGCTGCAGAAAGCGGACCAGATAAGCTCGCTCGGCGGATATCTGCGCAATCTGACGCGTAAGGCCCAGGAAGGTTGTTTCGATATGCAGACCATGCTTCTGGCGCAGCTGCGTGGGCGTCAAGACAAGATGGAGGTGGGCATGGCGGGTTAG
- the amyA gene encoding alpha-amylase, which translates to MAGRTLLQFFHWYYPDGGKLWSEVAEKAESLAKMGITDVWLPPAYKGAAGGYSVGYDTYDLFDLGEFDQKGTVATKYGDRAALEHAGKTLKDNGIRVIHDVVLNHKMGADEKEKVRVRRVNPDDRTDIDDEDFPALAYTRFTFPGRNGKHSKFIWDLKCFSGVDHIEEPTEDGIFRLVNEYGDGEWNEEVDQENGNFDYLMGADVEFRNRAVYEELKYWGRWLSEQVQVDGFRLDAAKHIPAWFFRDWVGHMRETVDPDLFVVAEYWHPDLEALKSYLELVDKQLMLFDVALHHSFHDASKQGGDFDMRSIFDGSLVSAVPDHAVTLVDNHDTQPLQSLEAPVEPWFKPLAYAIILLREEGVPCVFYPDLFGTSYTDTGNDGNEYKIDIPAIECLPKLIEARSRFANGPQTDIFDDASCIAFIRHGTADAPGCVVVMSNGEPGEKQADLGPERAGSVWRDFLGHREEHITLDESGKGTFPTNGGSVSVWVPADSE; encoded by the coding sequence ATGGCCGGACGCACCTTGCTTCAATTCTTCCATTGGTATTATCCGGACGGAGGGAAATTGTGGAGCGAGGTGGCCGAAAAGGCCGAAAGCCTTGCCAAAATGGGCATCACCGACGTCTGGCTGCCGCCGGCCTACAAGGGCGCCGCCGGCGGTTATTCGGTGGGATACGACACTTACGACCTTTTTGATCTCGGCGAATTTGACCAGAAGGGCACCGTCGCCACCAAATATGGTGATCGCGCGGCGCTCGAACATGCGGGCAAGACGCTGAAAGACAATGGCATCCGTGTCATCCACGACGTGGTTCTCAATCACAAGATGGGTGCCGATGAGAAGGAAAAGGTGCGGGTTCGCCGCGTCAATCCAGACGATCGTACCGATATCGACGATGAGGATTTCCCGGCGCTCGCCTATACGCGCTTCACCTTTCCCGGCCGCAACGGCAAACATTCCAAATTCATCTGGGACCTCAAATGCTTCAGCGGCGTCGACCACATCGAAGAGCCGACCGAAGACGGCATATTCCGCCTCGTCAATGAATATGGCGATGGTGAATGGAATGAGGAAGTCGATCAGGAGAACGGCAATTTCGACTATCTGATGGGTGCCGATGTCGAGTTCAGAAACCGGGCGGTTTACGAGGAACTCAAATATTGGGGCCGCTGGCTCTCCGAGCAGGTGCAGGTGGACGGCTTCCGCCTGGATGCTGCCAAACATATTCCGGCATGGTTCTTCCGCGATTGGGTGGGCCATATGCGTGAGACCGTCGATCCCGATCTTTTCGTCGTGGCGGAATATTGGCACCCCGATCTGGAGGCGCTGAAAAGTTATCTCGAGCTGGTCGACAAGCAGCTGATGCTCTTTGACGTCGCGCTCCACCACAGTTTCCATGACGCCTCAAAACAGGGCGGCGATTTCGACATGCGCAGCATCTTCGACGGCTCGCTTGTATCGGCCGTTCCGGATCATGCCGTCACGCTGGTCGACAATCATGACACGCAGCCGCTGCAATCGCTGGAAGCGCCGGTCGAACCATGGTTCAAACCTCTTGCCTACGCGATCATTCTGCTGCGCGAAGAGGGCGTTCCCTGCGTCTTTTATCCCGATCTGTTCGGCACGAGCTACACCGACACCGGCAATGACGGCAACGAGTATAAGATCGATATACCCGCCATCGAATGCCTGCCAAAGCTCATCGAGGCCCGCAGCCGCTTTGCCAACGGTCCCCAGACGGATATTTTTGACGATGCGAGCTGCATCGCCTTTATCCGCCACGGCACTGCCGATGCGCCGGGCTGCGTGGTGGTGATGTCGAATGGCGAACCGGGTGAAAAACAGGCTGACCTCGGCCCCGAGCGTGCGGGATCGGTCTGGCGCGATTTTCTCGGTCACCGGGAGGAACACATCACCCTCGATGAGAGCGGCAAAGGCACCTTCCCGACAAATGGCGGCAGCGTCAGCGTCTGGGTTCCCGCCGATTCCGAATAA
- the soxR gene encoding redox-sensitive transcriptional activator SoxR, translated as MENTIFKHSLSVGDVARRSGIAVSTIHFYEAKGLIEGWRTAGNQRRYHRAVLRRIAIIRIAQRAGIQLSIIREAMADLPQDRVATTTDWRRFSQSWREMLQTRINNLVMLRDQLTGCIGCGCLSLDDCPLRNPNDVLADDGAGPRRLVSAE; from the coding sequence ATGGAAAATACCATCTTCAAACACAGCCTGTCGGTGGGGGATGTTGCGCGCCGCAGCGGTATTGCCGTTTCCACCATCCATTTTTACGAGGCGAAGGGGCTTATCGAAGGCTGGCGCACCGCCGGCAACCAGCGTCGTTATCATCGCGCCGTCCTGCGGCGCATCGCCATCATCCGCATCGCGCAACGCGCCGGCATCCAGCTCAGCATCATCAGGGAGGCGATGGCTGATCTGCCGCAGGACCGCGTGGCGACGACGACGGACTGGCGCAGGTTCTCCCAGTCCTGGCGGGAAATGCTCCAGACGCGTATCAACAATCTGGTCATGCTAAGGGATCAGTTGACCGGCTGCATCGGTTGCGGTTGCCTGTCGCTGGATGATTGTCCGCTGCGTAATCCGAATGATGTTCTGGCCGATGACGGCGCTGGCCCGCGCCGCCTCGTCTCCGCTGAATAA
- a CDS encoding TonB-dependent receptor plug domain-containing protein encodes MELKYRGQNRTATIIKAGVSAAMAGTALGFAVPAFAQQASEGNTVLQQIVVTASGFEQNVKDAPASITVVTREDLEKGSYRDLTDALREVQGVSVTGIANEKDVFIRGLPGAYTLILVDGKRQSTRDARTNGNSGFEQSFVPPVSAIERIEVVRGPMSSLYGSDAMGGVINIITRKVGDVWSGSVTTEGTVQQHSKFGNSGQVSWYANGPILKDQLGLQLWGRGFTRGEDRILNGTTGAKEYDFNGRLTFTPNEDHDIYLEGGKTRLRRDAEPGDTLAATDANGTYNTNTRDHWSLSHTGRWGPTTSEFSFQQEWAERTNFTRNTRTGRVTENPRSPEIRNTVLDGKFTTPFELFGNHTLVTGGQYFEARLTDQNPGRRTDRDETFSATQWALFLEDEWRIVDNFALTGGLRLDNHEKYGNHFSPRLYGVWSATEELTIKGGVSTGFRAPEIRQIAPGYAYTTGGGGCSYGPSGTCGVIIGDPNLEAEKSTSYEIAALWDNGDIALGATYFYTDFKDKISNALVLNPDGTPARWSEDRNYRLWYNYNIDDAIIQGVELTATWYATSELTLRGNYTYTHSEQKTGDYEGFPLARTPEHMANLRGDWVTPIDGLEAWVSLNYHGSEINAGPRIGANGTPVTINGQSGRKYDAYTTLDIGAKYAVAENVDLNAAVYNVFDKDVGTDDFNTVMEGRRFWISMTAKF; translated from the coding sequence ATGGAATTGAAGTACCGCGGCCAGAACAGGACTGCGACAATAATAAAGGCCGGCGTTTCGGCAGCAATGGCGGGAACGGCGTTGGGTTTTGCCGTGCCGGCTTTCGCGCAGCAGGCCTCCGAGGGAAACACGGTTCTTCAGCAGATCGTTGTCACCGCATCCGGCTTCGAGCAGAATGTGAAGGACGCACCTGCCAGCATCACGGTTGTTACGCGCGAGGATCTGGAAAAGGGGTCTTATCGCGATCTGACTGATGCCCTGCGGGAAGTGCAGGGTGTGTCCGTCACCGGCATCGCCAATGAAAAGGATGTTTTTATTCGTGGCCTGCCCGGCGCTTACACGCTGATCCTCGTTGACGGCAAAAGACAGAGCACGCGCGATGCACGCACCAATGGCAATTCCGGTTTCGAACAGAGTTTCGTGCCGCCGGTCTCGGCAATCGAACGCATCGAAGTGGTGCGCGGTCCAATGTCCTCGCTTTATGGTTCGGATGCCATGGGCGGCGTCATCAACATCATCACCCGCAAGGTCGGTGATGTCTGGTCCGGTTCCGTCACCACCGAGGGCACGGTCCAGCAGCATTCCAAGTTCGGCAACAGCGGTCAGGTCTCCTGGTATGCCAACGGGCCGATCCTGAAGGATCAGCTTGGTCTGCAGCTCTGGGGCAGGGGTTTTACGCGCGGCGAAGACCGTATTCTGAACGGCACCACGGGCGCCAAGGAATATGATTTCAACGGCCGCCTGACATTTACGCCGAATGAAGATCACGACATCTATCTAGAAGGCGGCAAGACCCGCCTGCGCCGCGACGCTGAACCCGGCGATACGCTGGCTGCGACGGATGCCAATGGCACCTACAACACCAATACCCGGGATCACTGGTCGCTTTCGCATACTGGCCGCTGGGGGCCGACGACGTCCGAATTCTCGTTCCAGCAGGAATGGGCCGAGCGTACAAATTTCACCAGAAACACCCGTACCGGCAGGGTAACCGAAAATCCGCGCTCACCGGAAATCCGTAACACCGTTCTCGACGGCAAGTTCACCACGCCGTTCGAACTATTCGGCAACCACACGCTGGTGACCGGCGGGCAATATTTCGAGGCGCGGCTGACCGACCAGAATCCGGGCCGCCGCACCGACCGCGACGAAACCTTCTCCGCAACGCAGTGGGCACTTTTCCTCGAAGATGAATGGCGCATCGTCGATAATTTTGCGCTGACGGGCGGCCTTCGTCTCGATAATCACGAGAAATACGGCAATCATTTCAGCCCGCGGCTTTATGGCGTTTGGAGCGCCACCGAAGAGCTGACCATCAAGGGTGGGGTTTCCACCGGTTTCCGTGCCCCGGAAATCCGCCAGATCGCGCCGGGTTACGCCTATACTACCGGTGGCGGCGGTTGCAGCTATGGCCCGAGCGGCACCTGCGGCGTGATCATTGGTGATCCCAATCTGGAAGCGGAAAAAAGCACGAGTTACGAAATAGCTGCCCTCTGGGACAATGGCGACATTGCCCTCGGCGCCACCTATTTCTACACCGATTTCAAGGACAAGATTTCCAATGCGCTGGTGCTCAATCCGGATGGAACGCCGGCCCGCTGGAGCGAGGACCGTAACTATCGTCTCTGGTACAACTACAACATCGACGATGCGATCATTCAGGGCGTGGAGCTGACTGCGACCTGGTATGCGACATCGGAACTGACGCTGCGGGGTAATTACACCTATACACATTCCGAACAGAAGACCGGCGATTATGAAGGTTTCCCGCTGGCGCGGACGCCCGAACATATGGCCAATCTGCGCGGCGACTGGGTAACCCCGATCGATGGGCTGGAAGCCTGGGTTTCACTGAATTACCACGGATCGGAAATTAATGCCGGCCCGCGTATCGGCGCCAACGGCACGCCGGTGACGATCAACGGCCAGTCCGGCCGTAAATACGATGCCTACACCACGCTGGATATCGGCGCGAAATATGCGGTTGCCGAGAATGTCGACCTCAATGCCGCCGTCTATAATGTCTTCGACAAGGACGTCGGCACCGATGATTTCAACACGGTCATGGAAGGCCGTCGTTTCTGGATCAGCATGACGGCAAAATTCTGA